A genomic segment from Microcella flavibacter encodes:
- the pknB gene encoding Stk1 family PASTA domain-containing Ser/Thr kinase: MDGVAHSERLLAGRYQLGELIGRGGMSDVHAATDSRLGRRVAVKLLKSSLASDPVFRTRFRQEAQAAARMAHPTIVRVFDAGEETGTDGAGDETVVPYIVMEYVDGRMLKDLIAEGPLPVAEACRIIESVLTALEYSHRAGVVHRDIKPGNIMITPAGQVKVMDFGIARAISDSSATVAQTSTILGTAQYFSPEQARGETVDARSDLYSTGVVLFEMLTGRAPFRGESPVAVAYQHVSEAPVAPSALNPQVSPSLDSVVLHALAKDRFSRFQTAADFRADVATAADGQVPPQRGDLSSPDPTASLFGVNPQATAGTEAAIRQLSVDEDERRTRTQPRPPVAWVWAGITVLAVVVAAVLFWAFTLERNNLENALSVVVPDIVGEQYEAAEQQLIEANLEASPTREPNADVPEGEVLRTDPSGGITVSPGQDVIVVISSGAPVTDVPSVNNITLDAARAALESRGLVLGTVTSENSPTVPQDVVVRSDPAGGTSLRQGSTINLIVSSGLVTVPDVRGLAVGEAITQLSTQLQLTVTPEGDFSCSGGGVTGQSLPPGDQPQGSSVTLRYCAN; this comes from the coding sequence GTGGACGGAGTCGCGCACAGCGAGCGACTGCTGGCCGGCCGGTACCAGCTCGGCGAGCTGATCGGCCGCGGCGGCATGTCCGACGTGCACGCCGCCACCGACTCCCGGCTCGGCCGCCGCGTCGCCGTCAAGCTGCTGAAGTCGAGCCTCGCGAGCGACCCCGTGTTCCGCACCCGGTTCCGCCAGGAGGCCCAGGCCGCGGCGCGCATGGCGCATCCCACGATCGTGCGCGTCTTCGACGCGGGCGAGGAGACCGGCACCGACGGCGCGGGCGACGAGACCGTCGTGCCCTACATCGTCATGGAGTACGTCGACGGCCGCATGCTCAAGGACCTCATCGCCGAGGGCCCACTGCCCGTCGCCGAGGCCTGCCGCATCATCGAGAGCGTGCTCACCGCGCTCGAGTACTCGCACCGGGCCGGCGTCGTGCACCGCGACATCAAGCCGGGCAACATCATGATCACGCCCGCGGGGCAGGTCAAGGTGATGGACTTCGGCATCGCCCGGGCGATCTCCGACTCCTCCGCCACCGTCGCGCAGACCAGCACCATCCTCGGCACGGCCCAGTACTTCTCGCCCGAGCAGGCCCGCGGCGAGACGGTCGACGCCCGCAGCGACCTCTACTCCACCGGCGTCGTGCTGTTCGAGATGCTCACCGGGCGGGCCCCGTTCCGCGGCGAGTCCCCCGTCGCCGTCGCCTACCAGCACGTGAGCGAGGCGCCCGTCGCGCCGAGCGCGCTGAACCCGCAGGTCTCCCCCTCGCTCGACTCGGTCGTGCTGCACGCCCTGGCGAAGGACCGCTTCTCGCGCTTCCAGACCGCGGCCGACTTCCGCGCCGACGTCGCGACCGCCGCCGACGGCCAGGTGCCGCCGCAGCGCGGCGACCTGTCCTCCCCCGACCCCACGGCCAGCCTGTTCGGCGTCAACCCGCAGGCCACCGCGGGCACCGAGGCCGCGATCCGCCAGCTGAGCGTCGACGAGGACGAGCGCCGCACCCGCACGCAGCCGCGGCCGCCCGTCGCCTGGGTCTGGGCGGGCATCACCGTCCTCGCCGTCGTCGTCGCCGCCGTGCTCTTCTGGGCCTTCACCCTCGAGCGCAACAACCTCGAGAACGCCCTCTCCGTCGTCGTGCCCGACATCGTGGGCGAGCAGTACGAGGCGGCCGAGCAGCAGCTCATCGAGGCGAACCTCGAGGCCTCGCCGACGCGCGAGCCGAACGCCGACGTCCCCGAGGGGGAGGTTCTGCGCACCGATCCGAGCGGCGGCATCACCGTCTCGCCGGGGCAGGACGTCATCGTCGTCATCTCCTCCGGCGCCCCCGTCACCGATGTGCCGAGCGTCAACAACATCACGCTCGACGCGGCGCGCGCCGCCCTCGAGAGCCGCGGCCTCGTCCTCGGCACGGTGACGTCCGAGAACTCCCCCACCGTGCCGCAGGACGTCGTCGTGCGCAGCGACCCGGCCGGCGGCACCTCGCTGCGGCAGGGCAGCACCATCAACCTCATCGTCTCCAGCGGCCTCGTCACCGTGCCCGACGTGCGCGGGCTCGCCGTCGGCGAGGCCATCACGCAGCTGAGCACCCAGCTGCAGCTCACGGTCACCCCCGAGGGCGACTTCTCCTGCTCGGGCGGCGGGGTCACGGGGCAGTCGCTGCCGCCGGGCGACCAGCCGCAGGGCTCCTCGGTGACGCTGCGCTACTGCGCCAACTAG
- a CDS encoding protein kinase domain-containing protein, whose protein sequence is MRPTSGLTFGGRYQLLSRIAIGGMGEVWQATDLVIGRTVAIKILKDEYLGDPGFLERFRAEARHAALVNHEGIANVYDYGEEEGSAFLVMELVPGEALSTVLERERVLSTDQVLDIVAQTASALHAAHQAGLVHRDIKPGNLLLTPDGRVKITDFGIARIADQVPLTATGQVMGTVQYLSPEQASGHPASPSTDIYSLGIVAYEALAGRRPFTGESQVAIAMAQINEAPPELPVTVAEPVRNLVFSAIAKKPDARPASAQHFARAAQALRRGDVAGAVAIVPAIAGAAAALDATRVMPTAGNDDATRVMTAAGAVAGGAGAAAAATAVDEQPERKRSPWTWPLIALIGLLVVLVVGALIAIFFPPNDSEPAPTSAAPTVSSTPSSTPSPEVTTVEIVQEEWLNLTREQAQAKATELGLGFEAVDGNAAPEAGQVGLSYRVSPQAGNVPEGTVMTLTFYTEVPTPSAPQDLAITPGSEPYPGGTEVVLSWPAYNGCPAGFTLSGYNFTTTGGTPAQGNPVPAGTTSMTVRLADSGTLAVSYVAICGDLQSERSSELSRPITAAPAEPAPTPSPSTPPAEGTAP, encoded by the coding sequence ATGAGACCCACGAGCGGACTCACCTTCGGTGGGCGGTACCAGCTGCTCTCCCGGATCGCCATCGGCGGCATGGGCGAGGTCTGGCAGGCGACCGATCTGGTGATCGGGCGCACCGTCGCCATCAAGATCCTCAAGGACGAGTACCTGGGCGACCCGGGCTTCCTCGAGCGGTTCCGCGCCGAGGCCCGGCACGCCGCTCTCGTCAACCACGAGGGCATCGCCAACGTCTACGACTACGGCGAGGAGGAGGGCAGCGCCTTCCTCGTGATGGAGCTCGTCCCCGGCGAGGCCCTGTCGACCGTGCTCGAGCGCGAGCGCGTGCTCTCCACCGATCAGGTGCTCGACATCGTCGCCCAGACCGCGAGCGCCCTGCACGCCGCCCACCAGGCCGGCCTCGTGCACCGCGACATCAAGCCGGGCAACCTGCTGCTCACGCCCGACGGCCGCGTCAAGATCACCGACTTCGGCATCGCGCGCATCGCCGATCAGGTGCCGCTGACCGCGACCGGTCAGGTGATGGGCACGGTGCAGTACCTGTCTCCCGAGCAGGCGAGCGGGCATCCCGCATCGCCCTCGACCGACATCTACTCGCTCGGCATCGTCGCCTACGAGGCCCTCGCCGGCCGCCGCCCCTTCACGGGCGAGTCGCAGGTGGCCATCGCCATGGCTCAGATCAACGAGGCCCCGCCCGAGCTGCCCGTGACGGTGGCCGAGCCGGTGCGCAACCTCGTCTTCTCGGCGATCGCGAAGAAGCCGGATGCCCGGCCTGCCTCGGCGCAGCACTTCGCCCGCGCGGCGCAGGCCCTGCGCCGCGGCGACGTCGCCGGCGCCGTCGCGATCGTGCCCGCCATCGCCGGAGCAGCCGCGGCCCTTGACGCCACCCGCGTCATGCCCACAGCCGGCAACGACGACGCCACCCGGGTGATGACCGCCGCGGGGGCCGTCGCCGGGGGTGCCGGTGCCGCAGCCGCCGCGACGGCGGTCGACGAGCAGCCCGAGCGCAAGCGCTCCCCGTGGACGTGGCCGCTCATCGCGCTCATCGGTCTGCTCGTCGTGCTCGTCGTCGGCGCGCTCATCGCGATCTTCTTCCCGCCGAACGACTCCGAGCCCGCGCCGACCAGCGCGGCGCCCACGGTGTCCTCGACGCCCAGCAGCACCCCCAGCCCCGAGGTCACCACGGTCGAGATCGTGCAGGAGGAGTGGCTCAACCTCACGCGCGAGCAGGCGCAGGCCAAGGCCACCGAGCTCGGGCTCGGCTTCGAGGCCGTCGACGGCAACGCGGCACCCGAGGCGGGCCAGGTCGGCCTCTCGTACCGGGTCAGCCCGCAGGCCGGCAACGTGCCCGAGGGCACGGTCATGACGCTGACCTTCTACACCGAGGTGCCGACACCGTCCGCGCCGCAGGATCTCGCGATCACGCCGGGCAGCGAGCCCTACCCTGGCGGCACCGAGGTGGTGCTGAGCTGGCCCGCCTACAACGGCTGCCCCGCCGGCTTCACGCTCAGCGGCTACAACTTCACGACGACGGGCGGCACGCCCGCGCAGGGCAACCCCGTTCCCGCGGGGACGACGTCGATGACGGTGCGCCTCGCCGACAGCGGCACGCTCGCCGTCAGCTACGTGGCCATCTGCGGCGACCTGCAGTCCGAGCGCTCGTCCGAGCTGTCGCGGCCCATCACCGCGGCGCCGGCCGAGCCCGCCCCGACCCCGTCGCCGAGCACTCCGCCCGCGGAGGGCACCGCGCCGTAA
- a CDS encoding peptidoglycan D,D-transpeptidase FtsI family protein: protein MNKELRRVSVVALTMFLALFISTSVIQVFAVESLDANPNNRRAVLDSYSAQRGQILVDGVAIAESTPVDDEYRFLRVYPQPELYSAVTGYFTLNQGSTGVEGALNEFLAGQADEQFLDQLNALVTGQPPRGASVELTIDATVQQAARDALGDRSGSVVALDPATGEILAMVSTPGYDPNLLASHDTASVLQSYDALIADPAAPLQNRAIGGDLYFPGSVFKVLVTAAAIDSGEFEPDDAFPNPASLQLPQSTNVISNASRGTCGPGETVTIADALRLSCNIPFAELGLELGEETLAEYAEAFGFGESYDIPMATTPSSFPSGLDDAQLMLSSFGQFDVRVTPLQVAMMAGAVANGGNLMQPTLVESILAPDFSTIEQSQPTLLGQPISGGTAATLTSLLVDGVSGPNGAASNARIDGVEVAGKTGTAENGADEPFTLWFTGFAPADDPQVAIAVVVEDGGGQGQSGSGNSLAAPIAKQVLEAVLNR from the coding sequence ATGAACAAAGAACTGCGCCGCGTGAGCGTCGTCGCCCTGACGATGTTCCTCGCCCTCTTCATCTCCACGAGCGTCATCCAGGTCTTCGCGGTCGAGTCGCTCGACGCGAACCCCAACAACCGCCGGGCCGTGCTCGACAGCTACTCCGCCCAGCGCGGGCAGATCCTGGTCGACGGCGTCGCGATCGCCGAGTCGACCCCGGTCGACGACGAGTACCGGTTCCTGCGGGTCTACCCGCAGCCCGAGCTGTACTCGGCCGTCACCGGCTACTTCACCCTCAACCAGGGCAGCACGGGCGTCGAGGGCGCGCTCAACGAGTTCCTCGCCGGCCAGGCCGACGAGCAGTTCCTCGATCAGCTCAACGCGCTCGTCACGGGCCAGCCCCCGCGCGGCGCATCCGTCGAGCTGACGATCGACGCGACCGTGCAGCAGGCGGCGCGGGATGCCCTCGGCGACCGCTCCGGATCCGTCGTGGCCCTCGACCCCGCCACCGGCGAGATCCTCGCCATGGTGTCGACGCCGGGCTACGACCCGAACCTGCTCGCTTCGCACGACACCGCGAGCGTGCTGCAGTCGTACGACGCCCTCATCGCCGACCCCGCGGCCCCCTTGCAGAACCGCGCCATCGGAGGGGACCTCTACTTCCCCGGCTCCGTGTTCAAGGTGCTCGTCACGGCGGCCGCGATCGACAGCGGCGAGTTCGAACCGGACGACGCGTTCCCGAACCCGGCCTCGCTGCAGCTGCCGCAGTCGACCAACGTCATCTCCAACGCCAGCCGCGGCACCTGCGGCCCGGGCGAGACGGTGACGATCGCCGACGCCCTACGGCTCAGCTGCAACATCCCCTTCGCCGAGCTCGGGCTCGAGCTGGGCGAGGAGACCCTCGCGGAGTACGCCGAGGCCTTCGGCTTCGGCGAGTCGTACGACATCCCGATGGCGACCACCCCGTCGAGCTTCCCCTCCGGCCTCGACGACGCGCAGCTGATGCTCTCGTCCTTCGGCCAGTTCGACGTGCGCGTCACACCGCTGCAGGTGGCGATGATGGCCGGGGCGGTGGCGAACGGGGGCAACCTGATGCAGCCGACGCTCGTGGAGAGCATCCTGGCCCCCGATTTCTCGACCATCGAGCAGTCGCAGCCGACGCTGCTCGGGCAGCCGATCAGCGGGGGCACCGCGGCGACGCTCACGAGCCTGCTCGTGGACGGGGTCTCGGGGCCGAACGGCGCCGCGAGTAATGCCAGAATAGACGGCGTCGAGGTGGCCGGTAAGACGGGCACCGCCGAGAACGGCGCCGATGAGCCCTTCACGCTCTGGTTCACCGGATTCGCCCCGGCGGACGACCCGCAGGTCGCCATCGCCGTCGTGGTGGAGGACGGCGGTGGGCAAGGACAATCCGGATCCGGCAATTCGCTCGCGGCTCCGATCGCGAAGCAGGTACTTGAGGCGGTGCTGAACAGATGA
- a CDS encoding FtsW/RodA/SpoVE family cell cycle protein translates to MTAPVTAGAPGDARSAPAEDPRLSFTQSIVLTIKQPARLRNLELLLLALATVINAGAIALVQLGALGEIDATVLGFGAGLAGLALVMHIALRFVARDADPFILPIITTLNGLGIAMIYRIDIARGYEGWDGLGLRQMMWMAIAMVLALVVLLVVRNHRALARYRYVAMAVGIALLLLPFVPGLGTVINGARLWIAVAGFTFQPGEIAKIALAIFFAGYLVTARDSLSMVGRRVLGVQLPRARDLGPILIIWVASLGVLIFQRDLGTSLLYFGLFVVMIYIATGRLSWVLLGLGLFLGGAAIASRTLTYVEGRFAAWLDSFNPEIYEAIGGSYQLVQGMFGMANGGLIGTGLGQGRPDLTPLAESDYIITALGEELGLVGLFAILGLYLLLVARGFRIGFNGPDDFGRLLAVGLSFVIVLQVFIVIGGVTRVIPLTGLTTPFLAAGGSSLVANWIIAALLLRLSDTVHHQPRLVVDD, encoded by the coding sequence ATGACGGCGCCCGTCACCGCCGGCGCCCCCGGCGACGCTCGCAGCGCGCCCGCCGAGGATCCGCGTCTGAGCTTCACGCAGTCGATCGTGCTGACCATCAAGCAGCCCGCGCGCCTGCGCAACCTCGAGCTGCTGCTGCTCGCGCTCGCGACCGTCATCAACGCCGGCGCGATCGCGCTCGTGCAGCTCGGCGCGCTCGGCGAGATCGACGCCACCGTGCTCGGCTTCGGCGCCGGGCTCGCGGGCCTCGCGCTCGTCATGCACATCGCGCTGCGCTTCGTGGCGCGGGATGCCGACCCCTTCATCCTGCCGATCATCACGACCCTCAACGGGCTGGGCATCGCGATGATCTACCGCATCGACATCGCGCGCGGCTACGAGGGCTGGGACGGCCTGGGGCTGCGCCAGATGATGTGGATGGCCATCGCCATGGTGCTCGCGCTCGTCGTGCTGCTCGTCGTGCGCAACCACCGCGCCCTCGCCCGCTACCGCTACGTCGCGATGGCCGTCGGTATCGCCCTGCTGCTGCTGCCCTTCGTGCCGGGGCTCGGCACCGTCATCAACGGCGCCCGCCTCTGGATCGCCGTCGCGGGCTTCACCTTCCAGCCCGGCGAGATCGCGAAGATCGCCCTCGCGATCTTCTTCGCCGGCTACCTCGTCACGGCGCGCGACTCGCTGTCGATGGTGGGCCGGCGCGTGCTCGGGGTGCAGCTGCCGCGCGCGCGCGACCTCGGCCCCATCCTCATCATCTGGGTGGCCTCGCTCGGCGTGCTCATCTTCCAGCGCGACCTCGGCACCTCGCTGCTCTACTTCGGCCTCTTCGTCGTGATGATCTACATCGCGACGGGCCGGCTCAGCTGGGTGCTGCTCGGCCTCGGGCTGTTCCTCGGCGGCGCGGCGATCGCCAGCCGCACCCTCACCTACGTCGAGGGCCGCTTCGCCGCCTGGCTCGACTCGTTCAACCCCGAGATCTACGAGGCCATCGGCGGCAGCTACCAGCTCGTGCAGGGCATGTTCGGCATGGCCAACGGCGGCTTGATCGGCACGGGCCTCGGCCAGGGTCGCCCCGACCTCACCCCCCTCGCCGAGAGCGACTACATCATCACGGCCCTCGGTGAGGAGCTCGGGCTCGTCGGCCTCTTCGCCATCCTCGGCCTCTACCTGCTGCTCGTCGCCCGCGGGTTCCGCATCGGCTTCAACGGCCCCGACGACTTCGGCCGGCTGCTCGCGGTCGGCCTCTCCTTCGTGATCGTGCTGCAGGTGTTCATCGTCATCGGCGGCGTCACCCGCGTCATCCCCCTCACCGGGCTCACGACGCCCTTCCTCGCGGCGGGCGGCTCCTCCCTCGTCGCCAACTGGATCATCGCCGCGCTCCTGCTGCGACTCTCCGACACGGTGCACCACCAGCCGCGATTGGTGGTCGACGACTGA
- a CDS encoding Stp1/IreP family PP2C-type Ser/Thr phosphatase, with protein sequence MTTRTAAASHVGKIRANNQDSGYAGDHLFVVADGMGGHAGGDVASALAIQAIAHTDHAFESPEAAESELAQALLEANQELAEAVFEHPELTGMGTTVSGMVRVGDRMVIAHIGDSRIYRWRDGSLEQITKDHTFVQRLVDSGRITPEEAAVHPRRSVLMRVLGDVDITPEIDTMVVDTRPGDRWLLCSDGLSGYVTEEKIAEVLGSVPSAEDAVQTLIDDSLDHGAPDNVTVVVVGVDEDDSSAASRPLMVGSASKPPAYETSAAVRRRSLPDLLLHPLKSASPAENEHFEPESEEFLRELIAEDRRRRIRRRITWSVGITLIVAIIVGALVAGYQWTQTRYYVGVSDGNVAVFRGVQQGIGPIPLSSVEFESDVPVSSLPPFSRQSVEATINADDRAAAFSIVERLQGVAD encoded by the coding sequence ATGACGACGCGTACCGCGGCCGCCTCGCACGTCGGCAAGATCCGGGCCAACAACCAGGATTCCGGCTACGCCGGCGACCACCTCTTCGTCGTCGCCGACGGGATGGGCGGCCACGCGGGCGGCGACGTCGCGAGCGCCCTCGCCATCCAGGCCATCGCGCACACCGACCACGCCTTCGAGAGCCCCGAGGCCGCCGAGAGCGAGCTCGCGCAAGCGCTGCTCGAGGCCAACCAGGAGCTCGCCGAGGCCGTGTTCGAGCACCCCGAGCTCACCGGCATGGGCACGACGGTCAGCGGCATGGTGCGCGTCGGCGACCGCATGGTCATCGCGCACATCGGCGACTCGCGCATCTACCGCTGGCGCGACGGCTCGCTCGAGCAGATCACCAAGGACCACACCTTCGTGCAGCGCCTCGTCGACTCCGGCCGCATCACGCCGGAGGAGGCCGCGGTGCACCCGCGCCGCTCGGTGCTCATGCGCGTGCTCGGCGACGTCGACATCACGCCCGAGATCGACACGATGGTCGTCGACACCCGGCCCGGCGACCGCTGGCTGCTCTGCTCCGACGGCCTCAGCGGGTACGTCACCGAGGAGAAGATCGCCGAGGTGCTCGGCAGCGTTCCGAGCGCCGAGGACGCGGTGCAGACGCTCATCGACGACAGCCTCGACCACGGGGCGCCCGACAACGTCACGGTCGTGGTGGTGGGGGTCGACGAGGACGACTCGAGCGCGGCATCCCGCCCCCTCATGGTGGGCTCGGCCAGCAAGCCGCCCGCCTACGAGACGAGCGCAGCGGTACGCCGCCGCAGCCTGCCCGACCTGCTGCTGCACCCGCTCAAGTCGGCCTCGCCCGCCGAGAACGAGCACTTCGAGCCCGAGTCCGAGGAGTTCCTGCGCGAGCTCATCGCCGAGGACCGCCGCCGCCGCATCCGCCGCCGCATCACCTGGTCGGTCGGCATCACGCTCATCGTCGCGATCATCGTGGGCGCGCTCGTCGCGGGCTACCAGTGGACGCAGACGCGCTACTACGTCGGCGTCTCCGACGGCAACGTCGCCGTGTTCCGCGGCGTGCAGCAGGGCATCGGCCCCATCCCGCTGTCGAGCGTCGAGTTCGAGAGCGACGTGCCCGTCTCGAGCCTGCCCCCGTTCAGCCGGCAGAGCGTCGAGGCGACGATCAACGCCGACGACCGCGCCGCCGCGTTCTCCATCGTCGAGAGGCTGCAGGGTGTCGCCGACTGA
- a CDS encoding FHA domain-containing protein FhaB/FipA, whose protein sequence is MSGLTLLLLQIGFLILMWAFVFSIVYALRSDLFGQKVRRMPEKGSPSTPAPVPVAAPAAAPAPVPASASAPTEAMSAAPRASAAAAEAAGPPARRLVITSGAKEGIELELGDEQLTIGRSADSGLVIRDDYTSTHHARLMLWGDKWMIQDLDSTNGTFLDGKRVSIPTPVPTGTPVSIGTTTFELRR, encoded by the coding sequence ATGAGCGGGCTGACCCTCCTCCTCCTCCAGATCGGGTTCCTCATCCTGATGTGGGCCTTCGTCTTCTCCATCGTCTACGCCCTGCGCAGCGATCTCTTCGGCCAGAAGGTGCGCCGGATGCCCGAGAAGGGCTCCCCCTCGACCCCGGCCCCCGTCCCGGTCGCCGCCCCGGCGGCCGCGCCCGCCCCCGTGCCGGCGAGCGCCTCCGCCCCCACCGAGGCCATGAGCGCCGCACCGCGCGCGTCGGCGGCGGCCGCGGAGGCGGCAGGTCCGCCCGCCCGCCGCCTCGTCATCACCTCCGGCGCGAAGGAGGGCATCGAGCTCGAGCTCGGCGACGAGCAGCTCACGATCGGCCGCTCGGCCGACTCGGGCCTCGTCATCCGCGACGACTACACCTCGACCCATCACGCGCGGCTCATGCTGTGGGGCGACAAGTGGATGATCCAGGATCTGGATTCCACGAACGGCACCTTCCTCGACGGCAAGCGCGTGAGCATCCCGACCCCCGTCCCCACCGGCACCCCCGTCAGCATCGGCACGACGACGTTCGAGCTGCGACGGTAG
- a CDS encoding FhaA domain-containing protein, translating into MGLLDSFERGLERAVGGAFARTFKSGVQPVELSAALRRELDTKAAVVSRDRILAPNDLTLRLSSPDFQRMSSLGETLIDELTELVQKHAAAQRYTFPGGIRISLVDDSSLSEGVVRVESASVKGSVVWMPVLDIDGTRHPITRSRTVIGRGSDADITLDDSGTSRKHIEILWNGERGQVNDLGSTNGSLLNGERFTQAALPPDSVIEIGRTRILFRVLARAEKGRPASGGRDDGRGGAR; encoded by the coding sequence ATGGGGCTTCTCGACAGCTTCGAGCGCGGGCTCGAGCGCGCCGTCGGCGGCGCCTTCGCCAGGACGTTCAAGAGCGGCGTGCAGCCCGTCGAGCTCTCGGCCGCGCTGCGGCGCGAGCTCGATACGAAGGCCGCCGTGGTCTCGCGCGACCGCATCCTGGCGCCGAACGATCTGACCCTGCGCCTCTCCTCTCCCGACTTCCAGCGCATGTCCTCGCTCGGCGAGACGCTCATCGACGAGCTCACCGAGCTGGTGCAGAAGCACGCGGCCGCGCAGCGCTACACCTTCCCCGGCGGCATCCGCATCTCGCTCGTCGACGACTCCTCGCTCTCCGAGGGCGTCGTGCGCGTCGAGTCGGCGAGCGTCAAGGGCTCCGTGGTGTGGATGCCCGTGCTCGACATCGACGGCACCCGCCACCCGATCACCCGATCGCGCACGGTCATCGGGCGCGGCTCCGACGCCGACATCACGCTCGACGACTCGGGCACGAGCCGCAAGCACATCGAGATCCTGTGGAACGGCGAGCGCGGCCAGGTCAACGACCTCGGCTCGACGAACGGCTCGCTGTTGAACGGTGAGCGCTTCACCCAGGCGGCGCTCCCGCCCGATAGCGTCATCGAGATCGGTCGTACGCGCATCCTCTTCCGGGTGCTCGCCCGCGCCGAGAAGGGCCGGCCCGCGTCGGGCGGCCGCGACGACGGCAGAGGGGGCGCACGATGA
- a CDS encoding RNA-binding domain-containing protein: MTPEELQSIVDGGETFTVEFKRAQRGQLDDSAIFEAVVCLANADGGFLLLGVDDDGTVSGAESPSGSPIDAASLSAYILNKTEPPVATLVEVVRLNEMDVIVIDVPKAVSPTSTKGGVFKRRSIRSDGAPECVPYLPHEIISAGLSAQGRDYAEAPARGASMAALDPREFDRFRRLCAAGKGDRGLAESSDQEILRALRLLRAETGELTLGAILLFGTADALHQYVPTAEILFQEERAGALSFNEQMLSPLLASVQRIAELLDVRNSEQEVMVGLHRVGIPRLPVGVVREAVSNAVIHRDYSELGPIRVQLSETALRVSSPGGFPPGITLANILDESRPRSVILAEAFKRAGLVDRYGRGVPDIYGQLLRLGRDGPDYSASNEKIVSVTIPTSAADIEMVRFVVEHDDADGAPLSVTHLRILHELKAVHDATVTEIHSALALPEGRIREELTRLSEAGIVEPRGNGRSRRYHLTAAFYRSSRASEYVRLRDTDPLQQDRMVISYVEQFGAITRSKAAELCRLSPPQARAVLRRLVDAGELELRGERRGAHYVRP, translated from the coding sequence ATGACTCCGGAAGAGCTCCAGTCCATCGTCGACGGCGGTGAGACCTTCACCGTCGAATTCAAGCGCGCCCAGAGGGGCCAGCTCGACGACTCGGCGATCTTCGAAGCCGTCGTTTGCCTCGCCAACGCAGACGGAGGATTCCTCCTCCTGGGGGTCGACGACGATGGCACGGTCAGCGGAGCCGAGTCGCCTTCAGGGTCCCCCATCGATGCCGCATCCTTGAGCGCGTACATCCTCAACAAGACGGAACCCCCCGTCGCCACCCTCGTCGAGGTCGTGCGCCTCAACGAGATGGACGTCATCGTCATCGATGTGCCGAAGGCGGTGAGTCCGACGAGCACCAAGGGCGGTGTGTTCAAGCGTCGGTCGATCAGGAGTGACGGCGCGCCGGAATGCGTGCCCTACCTTCCGCACGAGATCATCTCCGCCGGTCTCAGTGCGCAAGGACGCGACTACGCCGAGGCTCCTGCACGCGGCGCTTCGATGGCCGCCCTGGACCCTCGCGAATTCGATCGGTTTCGCCGACTGTGCGCCGCAGGCAAGGGAGACCGCGGCCTCGCGGAGTCCAGCGACCAGGAGATTCTCCGCGCACTGCGACTGTTGCGCGCAGAGACCGGCGAGCTGACGCTGGGCGCGATCCTCCTCTTCGGCACTGCTGACGCCCTGCACCAGTACGTACCGACGGCAGAGATCCTCTTTCAGGAGGAGCGAGCAGGCGCCCTCTCCTTCAACGAGCAGATGCTGTCTCCCCTGCTCGCATCGGTCCAGCGGATAGCGGAGCTTCTCGATGTCCGTAACTCCGAGCAGGAGGTGATGGTCGGACTTCACCGCGTCGGTATTCCGCGACTGCCCGTCGGCGTCGTCCGCGAGGCCGTATCCAACGCCGTCATCCACCGGGACTACTCCGAGCTCGGCCCGATCCGGGTGCAGTTGAGTGAGACTGCGCTCAGAGTGTCCAGCCCTGGCGGCTTTCCTCCCGGCATCACGCTGGCGAACATCCTCGACGAGTCGCGACCGAGAAGCGTCATCCTCGCCGAGGCGTTCAAGCGCGCAGGTCTTGTCGACCGATACGGGCGTGGTGTGCCCGACATCTATGGTCAACTGCTTCGGCTCGGCAGGGACGGGCCCGATTACTCGGCCTCCAACGAGAAGATCGTGTCCGTCACCATCCCGACGAGTGCGGCCGATATCGAGATGGTGCGGTTCGTCGTCGAGCACGATGACGCTGACGGCGCGCCGTTGTCGGTCACCCACCTTCGGATACTCCACGAACTCAAAGCCGTGCATGATGCGACCGTCACCGAGATCCATAGCGCCCTGGCCCTGCCGGAAGGACGGATTCGGGAGGAACTCACCCGCTTGTCCGAGGCCGGCATCGTGGAACCGCGCGGGAACGGCCGCAGCCGGCGATACCACCTGACAGCGGCGTTCTACCGATCCAGTCGAGCGAGTGAGTACGTGCGCCTTCGCGACACCGATCCTCTGCAGCAGGACCGGATGGTGATCTCGTACGTGGAGCAGTTCGGCGCCATCACGCGCTCGAAGGCAGCAGAGCTGTGCCGACTCAGCCCCCCGCAAGCGCGGGCGGTCCTTCGCCGGCTGGTCGATGCCGGCGAGCTCGAGCTGCGGGGAGAGCGCCGAGGCGCGCACTACGTTCGACCGTGA